In Deltaproteobacteria bacterium, one DNA window encodes the following:
- a CDS encoding type II toxin-antitoxin system VapC family toxin, which produces MILPDVNVLIYAFRSDSLHHSNYRDWLNDVVNANAAYGMSPQILAAVIRICTHPRIYAKPSHLNDTLKFCRILLEQPNCNIITPGPRHFTIFADLCLNANASGNLIQDAWYAALAIEYGCEFITTDRDFTRFTGLKSNPPFDLRSLSI; this is translated from the coding sequence GTGATTCTACCCGACGTTAATGTTTTAATATACGCTTTTCGCAGCGATTCATTACATCACAGCAATTACCGTGATTGGTTAAACGATGTGGTAAATGCTAATGCAGCTTATGGCATGTCACCCCAGATTCTTGCTGCTGTAATTCGCATCTGTACTCACCCGCGTATTTACGCAAAACCTAGTCACCTTAATGATACTCTAAAATTTTGCCGAATTTTATTAGAACAACCTAACTGTAATATCATCACACCGGGGCCACGCCATTTTACGATTTTTGCTGACCTTTGCCTTAATGCAAATGCCTCGGGAAACCTAATACAAGATGCCTGGTATGCAGCTTTAGCAATAGAATATGGCTGCGAATTTATTACTACTGATCGTGATTTTACTCGCTTTACTGGCCTTAAATCGAACCCTCCTTTTGACCTGCGTTCGTTGTCGATATAG
- a CDS encoding DUF2191 domain-containing protein: MRTTVRLNDQLLTRAKREAARQGETLTALIERGLLLVLAHSEKVKYHQQIKLPVCKAGGGTLPGIDLNDSATLLDILEGRK, from the coding sequence ATGCGTACTACCGTCAGACTAAATGACCAACTACTGACGCGAGCAAAACGCGAGGCCGCCCGGCAGGGAGAAACACTAACAGCGCTCATTGAACGTGGCCTTCTTCTGGTACTTGCTCACTCAGAGAAGGTAAAATATCATCAACAAATCAAACTACCTGTATGCAAGGCCGGGGGAGGTACGCTGCCAGGTATTGATCTTAACGATAGTGCTACACTTTTAGACATACTTGAAGGTCGCAAGTGA
- a CDS encoding ATP-binding protein has product MYQRFVELKSIIKHKSLFLLGPRQTGKSTYLKQLFNNARYFDLLESDLFRELSAFPETLRQSLKGDEKLIIIDEVQKLPSLLDEVQLLIDRNKNLRFILTGSSPRKLKRGQANLLGGRAWFVPFHPLTTRELNFVRIQDQLIFGGLPGIIDSPYAFEDLKAYVGTYLQEEIQAEGFSRKIENFSRFLSFAAYINGEQVNFTKIGNDAQIPSRTIKDYFSVLEDTLLAYILPAYQKTRKRKPVATAKFYLFDVGVANALQGRKQLLKNSTEYGKALEHLVCCDLRAYLDYSRCDLSLCYWRSQSKHEVDFIIGDAFAIEVKGTTRVANKDLRGLKALAEEIPLKRKIVVCNEERERVVDDIEIIPNKLFFQALWNNEIIT; this is encoded by the coding sequence ATGTATCAACGATTCGTAGAGCTAAAATCTATAATTAAACATAAGTCCCTGTTTTTGCTTGGCCCTCGACAAACAGGCAAAAGCACCTATTTAAAGCAACTTTTTAATAATGCTCGCTATTTTGACCTGTTAGAATCTGATTTATTTAGAGAATTAAGTGCATTTCCAGAGACATTACGGCAGAGTTTAAAAGGCGATGAAAAGTTAATTATTATCGATGAAGTGCAGAAATTACCCAGTTTACTTGATGAGGTTCAATTACTTATTGATCGTAATAAAAATCTTCGTTTTATTTTAACCGGTAGTAGCCCGCGAAAACTAAAGCGTGGTCAAGCAAACCTACTTGGCGGTCGTGCATGGTTTGTTCCATTTCATCCCTTAACTACTCGTGAGTTAAACTTTGTCCGTATTCAAGATCAATTAATATTCGGCGGCCTGCCGGGCATTATTGATTCACCATATGCTTTTGAAGATTTAAAAGCTTATGTGGGTACATATTTGCAAGAAGAGATACAAGCAGAAGGTTTCTCACGTAAAATTGAAAATTTTTCACGTTTTTTATCATTCGCTGCATATATTAACGGTGAACAAGTAAATTTTACTAAAATTGGCAACGATGCTCAAATACCATCGCGAACTATTAAAGATTATTTTAGTGTACTAGAAGATACCTTATTAGCCTATATACTACCTGCATATCAAAAGACTCGCAAACGCAAACCAGTAGCGACTGCAAAGTTTTATCTATTTGATGTAGGCGTGGCTAATGCTCTGCAAGGACGTAAACAACTTTTAAAAAATTCTACTGAATATGGTAAGGCATTAGAGCATTTAGTGTGCTGCGACTTACGTGCCTATTTGGATTATTCTCGGTGTGATTTAAGCTTATGCTATTGGCGTAGTCAAAGTAAACATGAAGTAGATTTTATTATTGGTGATGCCTTTGCTATCGAAGTAAAAGGTACCACCCGTGTTGCTAATAAAGATTTGCGTGGTTTGAAAGCACTAGCAGAAGAAATTCCATTAAAACGAAAGATTGTAGTTTGTAATGAAGAGCGCGAACGTGTCGTTGATGATATTGAAATCATACCGAATAAATTATTTTTTCAAGCTTTATGGAATAACGAAATAATTACTTGA
- a CDS encoding nucleotidyltransferase domain-containing protein, producing MYGTLTLPSHLTEAEAVALNDFVSAVRTSLGSLLQSIILFGSRARGQGHQESDLDIAIIVAAGGRLQRRLVQDLAFDIHLRTGIDIAPLVIEEPYLNEMRLRERSLAYALDHEGILL from the coding sequence ATGTATGGTACTTTAACATTGCCGTCCCATTTAACAGAGGCTGAAGCTGTTGCTCTAAACGATTTTGTGAGTGCAGTTCGCACTAGCTTGGGTTCATTACTGCAAAGCATTATTTTGTTTGGTTCACGCGCACGTGGCCAAGGTCACCAAGAATCTGATCTTGATATCGCTATTATTGTTGCAGCAGGTGGGCGACTCCAGCGTCGGTTGGTGCAAGACCTAGCTTTTGATATTCATTTGCGTACGGGTATAGACATTGCTCCCTTAGTTATTGAAGAGCCGTATCTTAATGAAATGCGTTTACGTGAACGCAGTCTAGCCTATGCACTAGATCATGAGGGGATTTTGTTGTGA
- a CDS encoding HEPN domain-containing protein — MTNENQKHNAKLEIARAHACLDEAKTLVNAEFPYGAASRAYYAVFHAIRALLFSRGIEVHSHRAAFNLLGEHFVCTGLINSELARQAAHMQRDREDADYMTSAVFTTDEAEVIVTEAQQFLTAAEQILVAS; from the coding sequence GTGACCAATGAAAACCAAAAGCATAATGCTAAACTTGAAATAGCGCGGGCTCATGCATGTCTTGATGAGGCTAAAACTTTGGTTAATGCTGAGTTCCCTTATGGGGCAGCTTCACGAGCATACTATGCAGTCTTTCATGCAATCCGCGCATTGTTATTTTCTCGTGGTATTGAGGTTCACAGCCATCGGGCTGCTTTTAATTTATTAGGTGAACATTTTGTGTGCACTGGCTTAATCAATTCAGAACTGGCGCGACAAGCAGCACATATGCAACGTGACCGTGAAGATGCCGACTATATGACTTCTGCAGTTTTTACCACTGATGAAGCCGAAGTAATAGTAACTGAAGCACAACAATTTCTTACCGCTGCTGAGCAAATCTTGGTTGCTAGTTAA
- the trpE gene encoding anthranilate synthase component I gives MRVEIDADTETPVSAFLKVGAREPHAFLFESVEGGERAARFSFLGARPRDIFSWKLEDGGNPLEYIQKNLAQHKSIPLANVPSFAGGLVGYISYDIVKLFEPRVPITNPNELGFPDVLMMDFDTIIAFDNLRHSMQIIAEVRCNKGDDPEALYADAQDRIRTVLAQLARPLRDRRERQIRPSNLKPCIDQAKYEAMVRRAREYIKAGDCQQIVVAQRFEAEVDLSPFDIYRSLRRVNPSPYLFFMQDGKRALIGSSPETLVKLEGGEVTVRPIAGTRPRGRDVAEDLRLEQELRADPKENAEHVMLVDLGRNDVGRVAKVGTVKVTALKKVERYSHVMHLVSEVRGQLAEDLDALDVLRAAFPAGTVTGAPKVRAMQIIDELETSRRGPYAGAVGYFDHGGNMEMCIAIRTLLQSSKKLSVEAGAGIVFDSKPAKEFQETVNKAKGPFTAVAAAEVRALDGVALAPIASKNKATSKRNK, from the coding sequence GTGCGGGTTGAGATCGACGCTGATACTGAAACTCCGGTGTCGGCATTTTTAAAGGTGGGTGCTCGTGAACCACACGCCTTTTTGTTTGAATCAGTTGAAGGCGGCGAGCGTGCGGCGCGCTTTTCATTTTTAGGGGCGCGACCACGTGATATTTTTAGTTGGAAACTTGAAGATGGCGGTAATCCGCTTGAGTACATTCAAAAAAATTTAGCCCAACATAAAAGTATTCCTTTAGCAAACGTACCAAGTTTTGCAGGTGGTCTTGTTGGCTATATTTCTTATGATATTGTTAAGCTTTTTGAACCACGCGTGCCAATTACTAACCCAAATGAGCTCGGGTTTCCTGATGTGTTAATGATGGATTTTGATACCATCATTGCTTTTGATAATTTACGTCACTCAATGCAAATTATTGCTGAAGTACGATGTAATAAAGGTGATGATCCCGAAGCTTTATATGCCGATGCCCAAGATCGTATTCGCACTGTACTCGCCCAACTTGCACGACCTTTGCGTGATCGGCGTGAGCGTCAAATTCGTCCATCAAATCTTAAACCTTGCATTGACCAGGCCAAATATGAAGCTATGGTTCGCCGTGCGCGTGAGTATATTAAAGCCGGAGATTGTCAACAAATAGTCGTGGCACAACGCTTTGAGGCTGAGGTTGATCTTTCGCCGTTTGATATTTACCGCTCTTTACGACGGGTAAATCCCTCGCCTTATTTGTTTTTTATGCAAGATGGTAAACGTGCCCTTATCGGTAGTTCGCCCGAAACTTTAGTGAAACTCGAAGGTGGCGAAGTTACGGTGCGTCCAATTGCCGGCACTCGCCCACGTGGTCGTGATGTTGCTGAAGATCTGCGCTTAGAGCAAGAGTTGCGGGCTGATCCCAAAGAAAATGCTGAGCATGTTATGCTGGTTGATTTAGGACGTAACGATGTTGGGCGCGTTGCTAAAGTAGGTACGGTAAAAGTTACAGCGCTCAAAAAAGTTGAGCGATATTCGCATGTTATGCACCTTGTTTCAGAAGTACGTGGCCAATTGGCAGAAGATCTAGATGCTCTCGATGTCCTGCGCGCGGCATTTCCGGCGGGCACTGTAACTGGTGCGCCCAAGGTTCGGGCAATGCAAATCATTGACGAGTTAGAAACTTCTCGACGTGGGCCGTATGCCGGTGCAGTTGGTTATTTTGATCACGGTGGCAACATGGAAATGTGTATTGCCATCCGTACGCTGCTGCAATCTTCTAAAAAGCTTAGTGTTGAAGCTGGTGCTGGTATTGTTTTTGATTCTAAACCAGCTAAAGAATTTCAAGAAACAGTTAATAAAGCAAAAGGGCCATTTACCGCAGTTGCCGCAGCCGAAGTAAGGGCTTTGGATGGTGTCGCGCTTGCTCCGATTGCCTCAAAAAATAAAGCAACTTCTAAACGTAATAAATAA
- a CDS encoding aminodeoxychorismate/anthranilate synthase component II, whose protein sequence is MLVIDNYDSFTFNLVQYLGEIGAQVEVFRNDFIDVAGIRQAKAHGLVISPGPCTPKEAGVSIAAIQELAGELPILGVCLGHQAIGAAFGGKVIRNSRIVHGKSSKVHHHKTGIYAGLPQPFIAGRYHSLVVEQKSLPKELVVTAWTFEKEIMGLRHRKFDIEGVQFHPESVLTPEGKQLLSNWLKRCKAPK, encoded by the coding sequence CTGCTGGTCATTGATAATTATGACTCATTTACCTTCAACCTAGTGCAATATTTGGGCGAAATCGGTGCTCAAGTCGAGGTTTTTCGCAACGATTTTATCGATGTTGCTGGTATACGCCAAGCAAAAGCACATGGTTTAGTTATTTCTCCTGGTCCCTGTACTCCCAAAGAAGCAGGAGTTTCTATAGCAGCAATTCAAGAATTAGCAGGTGAATTGCCAATATTAGGTGTGTGTCTTGGGCATCAAGCAATAGGTGCTGCTTTTGGTGGTAAAGTGATACGAAATAGCCGTATTGTCCATGGCAAGTCGAGTAAGGTGCATCACCATAAAACCGGGATTTATGCCGGATTGCCACAACCATTTATCGCTGGTCGCTATCACTCATTAGTTGTTGAGCAAAAAAGTTTACCTAAAGAGTTAGTGGTTACGGCTTGGACTTTTGAAAAAGAAATCATGGGCTTGCGTCATCGTAAATTTGATATTGAGGGTGTGCAATTTCATCCAGAATCTGTATTAACCCCTGAAGGCAAACAGTTATTAAGCAATTGGCTTAAACGATGTAAGGCACCTAAGTAA
- the trpD gene encoding anthranilate phosphoribosyltransferase, which yields MIQQAITKLIARLDLTRDEMAAVMSEIADGTATPALMGAFLTTLRAKGETVEEIAGAAQVMRQRAERIKVNREVFVDTCGTGGDGSNSFNISTTAAFVVAGAGVTVAKHGNRSVSSRCGSADVLAAVGVNVEASVDVVERCIDQVGIGFLFAQKLHPAFKSVAMVRRELGLRTIFNVLGPLANPAGARHQVMGVFDQALVPQIGQVLANLDAKHAFVVHGDGYDEIAVTGATTVCEVNNNQVKNYEISPSDLGLKTWNREEIKGGDITLNARIMQEVLAGSNGAQRDAVLANAAAAIVAAGVAATLAEGIKLAATSIDSGAAKNKLKELVQVSTA from the coding sequence ATGATACAACAAGCTATTACTAAATTGATTGCACGTTTAGATTTAACTCGTGATGAAATGGCAGCGGTTATGAGCGAAATTGCTGATGGCACTGCTACGCCAGCATTAATGGGTGCGTTTCTTACTACCCTACGAGCAAAAGGTGAAACAGTAGAAGAAATTGCTGGTGCTGCACAAGTTATGCGTCAGCGCGCCGAGCGCATTAAAGTTAATCGTGAGGTATTTGTAGATACTTGCGGTACTGGTGGAGATGGCAGTAACTCATTTAATATTTCTACTACTGCGGCTTTTGTTGTAGCTGGCGCCGGTGTAACCGTTGCTAAACATGGTAATCGTTCAGTGTCTTCGCGTTGTGGTTCTGCTGATGTGTTAGCGGCTGTCGGCGTTAATGTTGAAGCTTCAGTTGATGTTGTTGAGCGTTGCATTGATCAGGTTGGTATTGGATTTTTATTTGCGCAAAAATTACATCCCGCTTTTAAAAGCGTAGCTATGGTTCGCCGTGAGCTTGGTCTGCGTACTATATTTAATGTGTTAGGACCATTAGCAAATCCAGCAGGAGCACGTCATCAAGTAATGGGGGTGTTTGATCAAGCTTTAGTCCCGCAAATCGGCCAGGTGTTAGCAAATCTTGACGCAAAACATGCATTTGTAGTGCATGGAGATGGTTATGATGAAATAGCTGTTACCGGTGCAACGACAGTTTGCGAGGTTAACAATAACCAAGTGAAAAATTATGAGATATCCCCCAGTGATTTAGGGCTTAAAACTTGGAATCGTGAAGAAATTAAAGGTGGCGATATTACGCTTAATGCGCGAATTATGCAAGAAGTTTTAGCAGGTAGTAATGGCGCTCAGCGTGATGCTGTGCTAGCTAATGCAGCAGCGGCGATTGTTGCTGCCGGTGTGGCGGCTACGTTAGCAGAAGGGATAAAACTTGCAGCAACATCAATAGATAGTGGTGCTGCTAAAAATAAACTAAAAGAGCTAGTTCAAGTTAGCACGGCATAG
- the trpC gene encoding indole-3-glycerol phosphate synthase TrpC, producing MSFLAEILERKRTEVETRRREYAEGDLAAVVAELPLPLGFFDALSFPGAATRIIAEIKRASPSAGDIATELDASEQAIRYDNAGAAAISVLTDGPGFGGSLADLTAVRHTVDIPILRKDFIVDRYQLLEARVCGADAVLLIVAALGYELERFLAAAAGLGLAAVVEVHDENELDIALKAGANIVGINNRDLKTFVVDLTTSECLLAKIPQNIKAIAESGVRTVADAARLRAAGAVNFLVGEALVRASDPGELLRSFEKAS from the coding sequence ATGAGTTTTTTAGCAGAAATTTTAGAACGCAAACGCACTGAAGTTGAAACGCGACGGCGAGAGTATGCTGAAGGTGATCTTGCTGCGGTAGTAGCTGAATTACCTCTGCCTTTGGGTTTTTTTGATGCGTTATCATTTCCAGGTGCAGCGACACGTATTATTGCAGAAATAAAAAGGGCAAGTCCATCAGCAGGCGATATTGCTACAGAATTAGATGCTTCAGAACAAGCTATTCGCTATGATAATGCAGGGGCAGCAGCCATCTCAGTGCTTACTGATGGTCCGGGTTTTGGTGGCTCACTCGCCGATCTTACCGCAGTTCGTCACACAGTTGATATTCCCATACTACGCAAAGATTTTATCGTTGATCGCTATCAGCTACTTGAAGCTCGTGTTTGTGGTGCTGATGCAGTATTGCTAATTGTTGCAGCCTTGGGTTACGAGCTTGAGCGTTTTCTTGCCGCTGCAGCAGGGTTAGGTTTAGCTGCGGTTGTCGAAGTACATGATGAAAACGAACTTGATATCGCACTTAAAGCTGGCGCAAATATAGTGGGTATAAACAATCGTGATTTAAAAACTTTTGTCGTTGATTTAACTACTAGTGAGTGTTTGTTAGCTAAAATTCCTCAAAATATTAAGGCAATTGCTGAAAGCGGCGTACGCACAGTGGCCGACGCAGCCCGTCTTCGTGCTGCAGGCGCGGTTAATTTTTTGGTTGGCGAAGCTTTAGTGCGTGCATCAGATCCTGGTGAACTTTTACGATCATTTGAGAAGGCATCGTGA
- a CDS encoding phosphoribosylanthranilate isomerase, with the protein MTALSTRVKICGFTRKEDTFNAIAAGADALGFNFWPQSKRYITPEAARHIIKSLPPFIVSVGLFVNQQRDEIEGIARCTGINMLQLHGDESPADCEGYSLPVIKGLRVDKDFNPEVLKAYKDKIAAYLVDAPSMGFGGFGGFGGSGTSFDWNLLRGVSLSLPLILAGGLTPANIVKAINIVKPYAVDVASGVETAPGIKDSVAMQRFVALAKGSTVVL; encoded by the coding sequence GTGACGGCATTATCAACGCGAGTTAAAATTTGTGGTTTCACTCGTAAAGAAGACACTTTTAATGCTATAGCTGCTGGTGCTGATGCATTAGGTTTTAATTTTTGGCCGCAATCTAAACGCTATATTACCCCCGAAGCAGCGCGCCATATTATTAAATCACTACCACCTTTCATAGTCTCAGTAGGTCTATTTGTTAACCAACAGCGCGATGAAATTGAGGGTATTGCCCGCTGTACTGGTATTAATATGCTGCAGTTACACGGGGATGAATCGCCAGCAGATTGTGAAGGTTATTCATTGCCAGTAATAAAGGGTTTGCGAGTTGATAAAGATTTTAACCCTGAAGTTCTCAAGGCTTATAAAGATAAAATAGCAGCGTATTTAGTTGATGCGCCATCTATGGGTTTTGGGGGTTTTGGGGGTTTTGGTGGCAGTGGTACTAGTTTTGATTGGAATTTATTGCGTGGTGTGTCATTATCCTTACCACTAATTCTGGCGGGAGGGCTTACCCCAGCCAATATTGTTAAAGCAATTAATATAGTTAAACCTTATGCAGTAGATGTAGCAAGCGGTGTCGAAACCGCGCCTGGCATTAAAGATAGTGTGGCAATGCAGCGATTTGTAGCTTTAGCAAAAGGAAGTACAGTAGTGTTATAG